From the genome of Calliopsis andreniformis isolate RMS-2024a unplaced genomic scaffold, iyCalAndr_principal scaffold0022, whole genome shotgun sequence, one region includes:
- the LOC143187134 gene encoding uncharacterized protein LOC143187134 isoform X1 codes for MSSEKMAIAASENYQLKWHSYGAHLHSSVATLLHSESFADVLLATSCGRHVAAHRFVLAACSSYLSHIFQTCHFGANTNAPIIVVLPTEIGYRTLKILIQYMYSGEATVTNDQLEGVLKAGDILRVRGLWRSNTGSKKENIQSNNQKVDRDKREQPPLTGQIQKIKLVQPTSEKAVESMQQTTPVQNNVQPQKPTSERKSIEKSDEKANEPETKKVLEENKNNEQNKNKENLEANGKKKKSSSSDVESNKSKSEDGENTELNLELLVKDEPIWEETIDPSESLTIDHEIDIKPEIVHSADEEEEYTPLTCDMCSQTFNRPSDWVRHIEFTHADMTENRRKRRKGDVDDDSKDFPPLKCDLCGNMYSTPQEWVRHIQTEHTEEQLALMNNSAPPKPKRVHSHQKLCNICQKEFPSHASMIIHQRTHTGEKPFLCSYCKKGFNVKSNLLRHLRTLHDKYVHPSLYGSNGNTNA; via the exons AAAAAATGGCCATCGCTGCTTCAGAAAATTATCAACTCAAGTGGCACAGCTATGGCGCGCATCTGCACAGCTCTGTAGCGACGTTACTCCACTCAGAATCCTTCGCTGATGTCTTGTTGGCGACGTCCTGTGGCCGGCACGTGGCTGCCCATCGATTCGTCCTTGCCGCTTGCTCATCGTATCTCAGTCACATTTTTCAAACATGTCACTTCGGGGCGAATACGAACGCTCCAATTATTGTG GTCCTGCCGACAGAAATTGGTTACCGCACATTAAAGATCCTGATTCAGTACATGTACAGCGGCGAAGCGACCGTGACGAATGATCAATTGGAAGGAGTGTTAAAGGCGGGCGATATATTACGCGTTCGCGGCTTATGGAGATCGAACACCGgaagtaaaaaagaaaatatacaaTCCAATAACCAGAAGGTTGATCGAGATAAACGGGAGCAACCTCCGCTGACAGGGCAAATACAAAAGATCAAGCTGGTGCAACCGACATCGGAGAAGGCGGTCGAGAGTATGCAACAAACTACGCCGGTACAGAATAATGTTCAACCTCAGAAACCTACCTCAGAGAGAAAGAGTATCGAGAAGAGCGACGAGAAGGCCAACGAGCCAGAGACTAAGAAGGTACTGGAAGAGAACAAAAATAATGAACAAAATAAGAATAAGGAAAACCTGGAAGCGaatggaaagaaaaaaaaaagtagcAGCAGCGACGTAGAATCTAATAAATCCAAGAGCGAGGACGGTGAAAAT ACTGAGTTGAATCTGGAACTTTTGGTAAAAGATGAACCAATTTGGGAAGAAACTATCGATCCTTCGGAATCGCTGACGATAGATCATGAGATTGATATTAAGCCG GAAATTGTACACAGTGCAGATGAAGAAGAAGAATATACACCATTAACGTGTGACATGTGTAGTCAAACATTTAATCGGCCATCGGACTGGGTGAGACACATTGAGTTTACACACGCTGATatgactgagaatcgaagaaaaaGACGGAAG GGCGATGTGGATGACGATAGCAAAGATTTTCCACCCTTGAAATGTGACCTGTGTGGCAATATGTATTCCACACCTCAAGAATGGGTGCGTCATATACAAACAGAACACACGGAGGAACAATTGGCTTTGATGAATAACTCGGCGCCGCCTAAACCAAAAAGGGTTCACAGTCATCAAAAGTTGTGTAATATTTGTCAGAAGGAATTCCCAAGCCACGCATCGATGATAATTCACCAACGAACGCATACAGGGGAGAAGCCTTTTCTTTGTTCCTATTGTAAAAAAGGCTTTAACGTAAAAAGTAATCTGCTTAGGCATCTAAGGACATTGCATGACAAGTACGTACACCCTAGCTTGTACGGGAGTAATGGTAACACGAATGCTTAA
- the LOC143187134 gene encoding uncharacterized protein LOC143187134 isoform X2 gives MSSEKMAIAASENYQLKWHSYGAHLHSSVATLLHSESFADVLLATSCGRHVAAHRFVLAACSSYLSHIFQTCHFGANTNAPIIVVLPTEIGYRTLKILIQYMYSGEATVTNDQLEGVLKAGDILRVRGLWRSNTGSKKENIQSNNQKVDRDKREQPPLTGQIQKIKLVQPTSEKAVESMQQTTPVQNNVQPQKPTSERKSIEKSDEKANEPETKKVLEENKNNEQNKNKENLEANGKKKKSSSSDVESNKSKSEDGENTELNLELLVKDEPIWEETIDPSESLTIDHEIDIKPEIVHSADEEEEYTPLTCDMCSQTFNRPSDWVRHIEFTHADMTENRRKRRKGDVDDDSKDFPPLKCDLCGNMYSTPQEWVRHIQTEHTEEQLALMNNSAPPKPKRVHSHQKLCNICQKEFPSHASMIIHQRTHTGEKPFLCSYCKKGFNVKSNLLRHLRTLHDKLKE, from the exons AAAAAATGGCCATCGCTGCTTCAGAAAATTATCAACTCAAGTGGCACAGCTATGGCGCGCATCTGCACAGCTCTGTAGCGACGTTACTCCACTCAGAATCCTTCGCTGATGTCTTGTTGGCGACGTCCTGTGGCCGGCACGTGGCTGCCCATCGATTCGTCCTTGCCGCTTGCTCATCGTATCTCAGTCACATTTTTCAAACATGTCACTTCGGGGCGAATACGAACGCTCCAATTATTGTG GTCCTGCCGACAGAAATTGGTTACCGCACATTAAAGATCCTGATTCAGTACATGTACAGCGGCGAAGCGACCGTGACGAATGATCAATTGGAAGGAGTGTTAAAGGCGGGCGATATATTACGCGTTCGCGGCTTATGGAGATCGAACACCGgaagtaaaaaagaaaatatacaaTCCAATAACCAGAAGGTTGATCGAGATAAACGGGAGCAACCTCCGCTGACAGGGCAAATACAAAAGATCAAGCTGGTGCAACCGACATCGGAGAAGGCGGTCGAGAGTATGCAACAAACTACGCCGGTACAGAATAATGTTCAACCTCAGAAACCTACCTCAGAGAGAAAGAGTATCGAGAAGAGCGACGAGAAGGCCAACGAGCCAGAGACTAAGAAGGTACTGGAAGAGAACAAAAATAATGAACAAAATAAGAATAAGGAAAACCTGGAAGCGaatggaaagaaaaaaaaaagtagcAGCAGCGACGTAGAATCTAATAAATCCAAGAGCGAGGACGGTGAAAAT ACTGAGTTGAATCTGGAACTTTTGGTAAAAGATGAACCAATTTGGGAAGAAACTATCGATCCTTCGGAATCGCTGACGATAGATCATGAGATTGATATTAAGCCG GAAATTGTACACAGTGCAGATGAAGAAGAAGAATATACACCATTAACGTGTGACATGTGTAGTCAAACATTTAATCGGCCATCGGACTGGGTGAGACACATTGAGTTTACACACGCTGATatgactgagaatcgaagaaaaaGACGGAAG GGCGATGTGGATGACGATAGCAAAGATTTTCCACCCTTGAAATGTGACCTGTGTGGCAATATGTATTCCACACCTCAAGAATGGGTGCGTCATATACAAACAGAACACACGGAGGAACAATTGGCTTTGATGAATAACTCGGCGCCGCCTAAACCAAAAAGGGTTCACAGTCATCAAAAGTTGTGTAATATTTGTCAGAAGGAATTCCCAAGCCACGCATCGATGATAATTCACCAACGAACGCATACAGGGGAGAAGCCTTTTCTTTGTTCCTATTGTAAAAAAGGCTTTAACGTAAAAAGTAATCTGCTTAGGCATCTAAGGACATTGCATGACAA ACTGAAGGAATAA